The bacterium genome has a window encoding:
- a CDS encoding HAD-IC family P-type ATPase, with amino-acid sequence MPPTGLTNSQARERLRRYGPNLPVPPDPHGRLKELARLLADPMALMLLAAAAVYFLLGEPRDGSILLAALVPVLGVDVVLEARSREALKKLSQAWEPRARVLRDGVESSIPSEEVVPGDLLLLKEGDRVLADGVLWEGANFSVDESALTGESEPVAKTPRTAPVPGKDPERPYGDGPGPESRFFAGTTVLTGQGIGEVGETGPHTRFGKIAQLVAGEPMEQTPLQRKVGALVKRLYGVALLVSAAVVGLELSRGQAWGPAFLAGVSLAIAAIPEEFPLVFTLFLSLGAWRLSRHGVLLKRLASVETLGSTTVLCVDKTGTLTAGQFQLESHLPLTPWASEEAVLEASVLACERSPADPMEKAILIHARSHGVRTRTVQERWELVHDYDFDPVGKHMSHVWRKAADPQAWRLAAKGALEGILEHCDISPEERRAAERENERLASHGARVLAVAGRDGGPFTGDRARDERGLKLFGLLAFRDPLRPEVPAAAAQCREAGIRLKIITGDHLLTAHAVVDAAGIDHRPEELLNAAGLDRLPPQEFARKAREGVVFARVRPEQKFALVKALKEAGEVVAMTGDGINDAPALKKADIGIAMGLQGTEVARASAHLVLLNDSFAGIVATIAEGRRIFGNIQRSFLFLIAFHIPIVGLALLCPLLGMPIFYLPVHLVWLELIVHPVSALVF; translated from the coding sequence ATGCCCCCGACCGGTCTGACCAATTCCCAAGCCCGCGAAAGATTGCGCCGCTATGGACCGAACCTCCCGGTCCCGCCGGACCCCCATGGGCGGCTCAAGGAACTGGCCCGACTCCTGGCCGATCCCATGGCCCTCATGCTCCTGGCGGCCGCCGCCGTCTATTTCTTGCTGGGGGAGCCGCGCGACGGGTCCATCCTTTTGGCCGCCCTCGTTCCCGTGCTGGGCGTGGACGTGGTGTTGGAAGCCCGTAGCCGGGAGGCCCTCAAGAAACTGTCCCAAGCCTGGGAGCCGCGCGCCCGCGTCCTGCGGGACGGGGTCGAAAGCTCCATCCCCTCGGAAGAGGTGGTCCCGGGCGACCTCCTCCTATTAAAGGAAGGGGACCGGGTGTTGGCCGATGGGGTGCTTTGGGAAGGCGCGAATTTCTCGGTCGATGAAAGCGCCCTCACCGGCGAATCGGAACCTGTGGCCAAGACGCCAAGGACAGCCCCCGTCCCTGGGAAGGACCCGGAAAGACCGTACGGCGATGGACCCGGCCCTGAAAGCCGTTTCTTCGCCGGGACCACGGTGCTGACCGGGCAAGGCATCGGCGAGGTGGGGGAGACCGGCCCCCACACCCGCTTCGGCAAGATCGCCCAACTGGTCGCCGGGGAACCGATGGAGCAGACCCCGCTCCAGCGCAAGGTGGGCGCCTTGGTGAAACGGCTCTACGGGGTGGCGCTCCTGGTCTCGGCGGCGGTGGTGGGACTGGAACTTTCCCGGGGCCAAGCCTGGGGGCCCGCCTTCCTGGCGGGGGTCAGCCTGGCCATCGCGGCCATCCCGGAGGAATTCCCCCTGGTCTTCACCCTCTTCCTTTCCCTGGGCGCCTGGCGCCTTTCCCGCCACGGGGTGCTGCTCAAGCGCCTGGCCAGCGTCGAGACCCTGGGCTCCACCACCGTGCTCTGCGTGGACAAGACCGGCACCCTCACGGCCGGGCAGTTCCAACTGGAATCGCACCTTCCCCTGACCCCCTGGGCCAGCGAGGAGGCGGTGCTGGAGGCGTCGGTGCTGGCCTGCGAGAGGTCGCCGGCGGACCCGATGGAGAAGGCCATCCTGATCCATGCCCGGTCCCATGGGGTCAGGACGCGGACGGTGCAGGAGCGGTGGGAACTGGTCCACGACTACGACTTCGATCCGGTGGGCAAGCACATGTCCCACGTCTGGCGGAAGGCGGCCGACCCCCAGGCCTGGCGGCTGGCGGCCAAGGGGGCGCTGGAGGGGATCCTGGAGCATTGCGACATTTCCCCGGAGGAACGCCGGGCGGCCGAGCGGGAGAACGAGCGCCTGGCCTCCCACGGCGCCCGGGTGCTGGCGGTGGCGGGGCGGGACGGGGGCCCCTTCACCGGCGACCGCGCCCGGGACGAGCGCGGCCTCAAGCTCTTCGGCCTGCTGGCCTTCCGGGACCCCTTGCGCCCCGAGGTGCCGGCGGCGGCGGCCCAATGCCGGGAGGCGGGCATCCGCCTGAAGATCATCACCGGGGACCACCTGCTCACCGCCCACGCGGTGGTGGACGCCGCGGGCATCGACCACCGGCCCGAGGAACTGCTCAACGCCGCCGGGCTGGACCGCCTGCCGCCGCAGGAATTCGCCCGCAAGGCCCGCGAAGGCGTGGTCTTCGCCCGGGTGCGGCCCGAGCAGAAGTTCGCCCTGGTGAAGGCCCTGAAAGAGGCGGGCGAGGTGGTGGCCATGACAGGGGACGGCATCAACGACGCGCCGGCCCTGAAAAAAGCCGACATCGGCATCGCCATGGGCCTCCAGGGGACGGAGGTGGCCCGGGCCTCGGCCCATCTGGTGCTTTTGAACGACAGCTTCGCCGGCATCGTGGCCACCATCGCCGAAGGGCGGCGCATCTTCGGCAATATCCAGCGCTCCTTCCTCTTCCTCATCGCCTTCCACATCCCCATCGTGGGGCTGGCCCTGCTCTGTCCCCTGCTGGGCATGCCGATCTTCTACCTCCCGGTCCACCTGGTCTGGCTGGAGCTCATCGTGCATCCGGTCTCGGCGCTGGTCTTC
- a CDS encoding PilZ domain-containing protein — MPEGYLYKERRISPRTKVEIPIQFGLLEDPQAVQAIRDQHKKARGEKAIDLSLGGLQVLAAQPLRSGDMLEMEISLPGLPMALPATAEVVWADGNTGGLHFLRMDGEDVRVLKAFLNKAMKSRGGA; from the coding sequence ATGCCTGAAGGCTACTTGTATAAGGAAAGAAGGATCTCTCCCCGGACCAAGGTGGAGATCCCCATCCAATTCGGCCTGCTCGAGGATCCCCAGGCCGTCCAGGCCATCCGGGACCAGCACAAGAAGGCCCGCGGGGAAAAGGCCATCGACCTGAGTTTGGGCGGGCTCCAGGTCCTGGCGGCCCAACCCCTGAGGTCGGGGGATATGCTGGAGATGGAGATCTCCCTTCCCGGCCTGCCCATGGCCCTTCCCGCCACCGCCGAAGTGGTGTGGGCCGACGGGAACACGGGCGGGCTCCACTTCCTGCGCATGGACGGGGAGGACGTGCGGGTCCTGAAGGCCTTCCTGAACAAAGCCATGAAGAGCCGGGGCGGGGCCTGA
- a CDS encoding TIGR00730 family Rossman fold protein has product MKNKRSTSRSLWGKSTPSPRESRFLSGPLSRLEELRQLLLVFFECLKGFRKLHFVGPCVTIFGSARFNEGHRYYALARRVGAEMAKLGFTVMTGGGPGLMEAANRGAQEAGGRSVGCNIVLPKEQKPNPYLDLWLEFHYFFVRKLMLAKYSYAFIAMPGGFGTTDEFFEIATLIQTGKTQDFPIVLMGKGYWGPLLRMLKGSMLKEGAIDPGDIDRILVSDSPREVTAHIRKRAIGHFGLRYRPKVRPRPLFLERWWTPKSRTP; this is encoded by the coding sequence ATGAAAAACAAGCGATCGACCTCCCGCTCCCTCTGGGGCAAGTCCACTCCCTCGCCCCGGGAGAGCCGCTTCCTCTCCGGGCCCCTGTCCCGCCTGGAGGAACTGCGCCAGCTTTTGCTGGTCTTCTTCGAATGCCTCAAGGGCTTCCGCAAGCTCCACTTCGTGGGACCCTGTGTGACCATCTTCGGGTCCGCCCGCTTCAACGAGGGCCACCGCTATTACGCCCTGGCCCGGCGCGTGGGGGCCGAGATGGCCAAGCTGGGATTCACCGTCATGACCGGGGGCGGCCCGGGCCTGATGGAAGCGGCCAACCGGGGGGCCCAGGAGGCGGGGGGGCGGTCGGTGGGCTGCAACATCGTCCTGCCGAAGGAACAAAAGCCCAATCCCTACCTGGACCTTTGGCTGGAGTTCCATTATTTCTTCGTGCGCAAGCTGATGCTGGCCAAGTATTCCTACGCCTTCATCGCCATGCCGGGCGGGTTCGGGACCACCGACGAATTTTTCGAGATCGCCACCCTCATCCAGACCGGCAAGACCCAGGATTTCCCCATCGTCCTCATGGGGAAGGGCTATTGGGGCCCTTTGCTCCGGATGCTCAAGGGATCCATGTTGAAGGAAGGGGCCATCGACCCGGGGGACATCGACCGCATCCTGGTCTCGGATTCGCCGCGGGAGGTCACCGCCCATATCCGCAAGCGCGCCATCGGCCATTTCGGCCTGCGGTACCGGCCGAAGGTGCGGCCCCGGCCCCTTTTCCTGGAGCGCTGGTGGACCCCGAAGTCCCGAACCCCCTAG
- the tmpT gene encoding thiopurine S-methyltransferase produces the protein MDKSFWYQKWEKNEIGFHGGVPNPLLVGHFERLSLPKGARVFLPLCGKSLDIHWLLAQGYRVAGAELSRLAVDQLFRELGVAPEISGAGELVHYRAQNIDLFVGDIFTLSRETLGPVDAVYDRAALVALPGEMRSRYTGHLMGITGKAPQLLICYAYDQALAAGPPFSVSDEEVLRHYQDVYEPLLVTSLEVPGGLRGQFPARENVWLLKKP, from the coding sequence ATGGACAAAAGTTTTTGGTACCAGAAATGGGAAAAGAACGAGATCGGCTTTCACGGCGGCGTTCCCAACCCGCTCCTCGTCGGACATTTCGAAAGGCTCTCGCTCCCCAAGGGGGCCCGCGTGTTCCTGCCCCTTTGCGGCAAGAGCCTGGACATCCATTGGCTCCTGGCCCAGGGCTACCGGGTGGCGGGGGCCGAATTGAGCCGCCTAGCCGTCGACCAGTTGTTCCGGGAACTGGGGGTCGCGCCGGAGATATCGGGCGCCGGGGAGCTGGTCCATTACCGCGCGCAGAACATCGACCTCTTCGTCGGGGACATCTTCACCCTGTCCCGGGAAACCTTGGGACCCGTGGACGCGGTCTACGACCGGGCGGCCCTGGTCGCGCTCCCGGGCGAAATGCGCTCCCGCTACACCGGCCACTTGATGGGGATCACCGGCAAGGCCCCGCAACTGCTCATCTGCTACGCCTACGACCAGGCCCTGGCCGCCGGCCCTCCCTTCTCGGTCAGCGACGAGGAGGTCCTCCGGCATTACCAGGATGTCTATGAGCCCCTGCTCGTTACCAGCCTGGAGGTCCCCGGCGGATTGCGGGGGCAATTCCCCGCCCGGGAGAATGTTTGGCTGTTGAAGAAGCCCTAA
- a CDS encoding DUF4375 domain-containing protein codes for MTFWQFKQWLKFKFGKPKPGYIREIVIESTWKRVSIYKGAKVYREQADKVSEIERNLFAARWLEAEVKNGGFGQFYSNPTGVVVHDAIKGYETIGMKKTSILIASTKEKKSGAKGADDEFYGLIDKENGGFDKAADQYVLDNLKALNPFLRWRVKRIARGLKLI; via the coding sequence GTGACATTTTGGCAATTCAAGCAGTGGTTAAAATTTAAATTTGGAAAACCAAAGCCCGGATATATTCGTGAGATAGTGATTGAATCCACTTGGAAAAGAGTAAGCATTTATAAAGGCGCGAAGGTATATAGGGAGCAGGCCGACAAAGTGAGTGAAATTGAACGAAACCTTTTTGCTGCCCGTTGGTTGGAAGCGGAAGTAAAAAACGGAGGATTTGGTCAATTTTATAGTAACCCAACAGGGGTGGTTGTTCATGACGCCATTAAGGGTTATGAGACCATTGGCATGAAAAAAACTTCAATCCTCATTGCGTCGACAAAGGAAAAAAAGTCGGGTGCCAAGGGGGCGGATGATGAATTTTACGGTCTAATTGACAAAGAGAACGGTGGTTTTGACAAGGCGGCAGATCAGTATGTCCTGGATAATCTAAAGGCGTTAAATCCGTTTTTACGATGGCGAGTTAAACGGATCGCGCGCGGATTAAAACTTATCTAA